In Flavobacterium piscisymbiosum, the sequence TTCGTGGTAAGAATAAAGCCGAGTATGCCGATAAAATAATCGAAATCGAAAAGCAAGGACTTTTGTTTGCTACGCCAAAAATCCCGTACAATTATGTGCCGCAAGACACCAACCAGTCCGGGCAATTTTGTGTTTTTACGAGTGAGTTTTTATCCAAAAATAAAAGCGGAATTGACTTAGATGAATTGCCTATTTTTTCTTCAGACGGATATCCTATTTTTCAGCTTACAGATGAAGAAGTTGCAGAAGTTGAATTGATTTTCAATAAAATACAAAAAGAAATCAATTCAGATTATATTTACAAATACGATCTGATTCGTAATTATGTTGCTGAGTTAATTCACTTTGGTCAAAAATTACAGCCTATAACTGCTTTATATTCTAAGCATAATTCGGCGGCAAGAGTTTCTTCTTTATTTGCAGAATTACTGGAAAGACAATTCCCTATTGAATCACCAAACCAAAGATTAGAACTAAGAACAGCCAAAGATTTTGCAGAACGATTATCTGTTCACGTCAATCATTTGAATAAGGTTTTAAAAGAAAACACCGGAAAAACCACCACTGAATTAATCACTACAAGATTAACGAATGAAGCCAAAATCCTTTTAAAACAAACGGATTGGAACATCTCTGAAATCGCATTTTCATTGGGCTTCGAAGAGTTGGCGCATTTTTCTAATTTCTTTAAAAAACAAACGACATTTACGCCTCTTGCTTTTAGGAGTTAGATTTTAGATTTTAGATTTTAGATTTTAGATTTTAGATTTTAGATTTTAGATTTTAGATTTTAGATTTTTGGATTGCGCAGAATAGTTTCTCAAGAGTTTGTCCTCCTGAGCGAAGTCGAAGGATCTCATGCTGAATCCGTACAGTGCGTTCTACAGTGTGTGTCCTTCGACTTCGCTCAGGAAGACATAAAATGAGAATTGGAATTTGGAACTTCAAAAAATTGGAATTTAATTTCCCTCTGATTTGAATTTCGCAAACATCGATTTGATATTTACAATTCCCCATTCCTACTTCGCTCCTACCTTTGTCTTATCAATTTAAAAGATCGAAAAAGATGAACTTATCAAACAACAAAATTCTAATAACAGGTGGTGCAAGCGGTATCGGACTTGGACTAACCGAAAGATTTATTCAGGAAAACAATACCGTAATTATTTGCGGTCGACGTGAATCTGTTTTGAATGAAGTGAAAGCAAAATTTCCAACTGTAATTACAAAAGTTTGCGATCTTGCCATCGAAGCTGAACGCGTAGCACTTTACGAATGGATTACGGAAAATCATCCTGACTTAAATGTTTTAATCAACAACGCAGGAATTCAAAAATGGGTTTCGGTTACCGATGCTGACTTTTATGAGAGCATGAAATCAGAATTGGCTACTAATATTGAAGCTCCTTTACATTTAACATCACTTTTTATTCAGTTAAACTCACTGAATACCGTAATGAATGTAACATCAGGATTGGCGCTTTCTCCTTTTGCAAAAGTTCCGGTTTATTCGGCTACAAAAGCTTTTTTTCGCTCGTTTACTTTATCACTTCGCCATATGCTGAAAGCAAAAAATATTGAAGTAATCGAAATTATTCCGCCAGCTTTGAATACAGATTTGGGAGGTGTTGGTTTGCACGACGCACATCCAAGCGTAAGTGATTTTATAGAATCTATTTTCGAACAATTAAAAGAAGGAAAAGACGAACTTACTTTCGGAACCAGTGCAACAAGAATAAACGCAAGTGTACCGGAATTAAAAGCGTCGTTTAATGCATTACATGGGAATTAATTAAAAATTGAGAATTAAAAATTAAAAATTATTTTTTTCACGCAGATTTAGCAGATTTTTTTAATCTATAAAATTCTTAATCTGTTGGCGATCTATAATAATCTAAAATCAACAATCTAAAATCTAAAATTTAAATAAAATGGCAGTAAATACAAAAATAGCTCTTGTTACAGGTGGTAGCAGAGGTTTAGGAAAAAACATGGCAATCGCAATTGCAAAAAAAGGAATCGATGTTATCATTACATACAACAGTAAAAAAGACGAAGCTGATGCTGTTGTAAAAGAAATCGAAGCATTAGGTCAAAAAGCAGCTTCATTACAATTAAACGTGGCTGATTCAGGTACTTTTGATGGTTTTTTCACCAATGTTTCAGAAGTTTTAAAAAGCACTTTTAAAACTGATAAATTCGATTTCCTTGTCAACAACGCAGGAATCGGAATTCACAATTCATTCATTGGAACAACAGAAGCTGAATTTGATCAATTGACTAATATTCAATTCAAAGGGCCTTTTTTCCTGACTCAAAAAGCATTGAATATCCTCAATGATGGTGGTGGAATCGTGAATATTTCAACTGGTTTGGCTCGTTTTTCATTTCCGGGTTATGCCGCTTACGCAGCTATGAAAGGTGCAATTGAAACTTTGACAAAATATCAGGCAAAAGAATTAGGCGCAAGAAAAATCAGAGTAAATGTTGTCGCTCCAGGCGCTATAGAAACTGATTTTGGCGGTGGTGTTGTTCGTGATAATGAGCAAATGAACCAACAAATAGCATCAGTAACGGCTTTAGGAAGAGTTGGTTTACCTGATGATATTGGCGGTGTTGTTGCCTTTTTATGTACCGAAGAAGCACGTTGGGTAAACGCTCAGCGTATTGAGGTTTCTGGCGGAATGATGCTTTAATTAATTATGAATTATGAATTATTAAATAAGTCATAGCCCTAAACCTAACAGGTTTTAAAAACCTGTTAGGTTTGTTACGTAATATAAAAACAAAACCCGACAAGATTAAAATCTGTCGGGTTTTTCATTTAGAAATATATTGAGTTAGTAAGTATTCGAGATTTAATCTTTTTCGACGATTACATCAAAACCACCATTTTTATCGAAAACAACATCATAAAATTTAGAGTTTTTTTGTATTCCCACTTCATAAGTGGTTTTGTTTTTGTCATCTACCACGACGGCAATTTCTTTGATGGATTTGGCCGGATAATTTTTCTTTAAATAAGCCTGAGCTTTTGGAGGAAGTTTACTAAGCGGAATTTGAGATTCAAATGCTTTTAAAACTCCCAAATTATCGTAAACTGCCAAGACTTCTGTAGTTGCATTTGTTTTGAATTTTGCTTCGTAACGAATTTCATCATCATCGTCACCAACATATTTCAGGTTCCATACCGGAACTTTACCGGGATATTCTTTTTGAAAAGTAAACAATACTTTTTCTGGCGGAGTAACCACTTTATCTGGAGAAACTCCATTTTGTCCTAGTAAAAAACTACTATATAAAAAGGTAATAATAAAGAAAAGGTTTTTCATCATTATGGTTTTAAATCAACAATCCTTAAAATAACGTATTAAAATTACTACTTTATTTTGAAGTAAATATGAAATTGAAAAAAAATGTTAAAAGAAAGAGTAACATTATCCTAAATAAGCCGTCTTATATGAAACCAAAACCACAAAACAATGAAATTTAGTTTTAAGAATTTCGAAAGTTCACCACAACTTTATGCCCGTATAGCCGGAATATTATATCTGGTTATTATTCTGATGGGAATTGGTGCTGAAGCTCTTGTTAGAAATAAACTTTTTGTTTCCGGAGATGCCAATGCGACTGCAAACAATATAATGCACGCTGACTTTTTATGGAAAATGGGAATTACAGCTGATCTGATCATGCATATTTGCGATTTGCCTGTAATGATCATTCTGTATTACCTTTTAAAACCGGTAAGTAAAAAACTGGCCTTGCTTAATTTATCTTTTAATTTGATACAAACTGCAGTTTTGGTACTCAATAAGTTAAATCTTTTAGCTGCATTATTCTTTTTGGGAGATGCAGAATATCTTAAATCTTTTACGCCGGATCAGTTGCATACACTGTCTTATCTTTCGATCAAACTGCACGACTTTGGTTTCGGCATTGGATTGATCTTTTTTGGTTTTGTATGTCTTCTTGAAGGATATTTAATTTTTAGATCAGTATACTTTCCTAAAACAATTGGCGTTTTAATGTCAGTTGCAGGAATATGTTATTTAACGAACAGTTTTGTATTAATACTTGCACCACAATTTTCTAGTATAGCCTTATTAATGCCATGTTTACTTGCCGAATTATCATTCAGCTTGTGGCTTATTTTTAAAG encodes:
- a CDS encoding helix-turn-helix domain-containing protein, coding for MKSLDSFYQDITEGSSIEPSSLLPNDIKKEIGHFNVFDIKELLERMQGKPGMPYDRRAYYKISLIRGKNKAEYADKIIEIEKQGLLFATPKIPYNYVPQDTNQSGQFCVFTSEFLSKNKSGIDLDELPIFSSDGYPIFQLTDEEVAEVELIFNKIQKEINSDYIYKYDLIRNYVAELIHFGQKLQPITALYSKHNSAARVSSLFAELLERQFPIESPNQRLELRTAKDFAERLSVHVNHLNKVLKENTGKTTTELITTRLTNEAKILLKQTDWNISEIAFSLGFEELAHFSNFFKKQTTFTPLAFRS
- a CDS encoding SDR family oxidoreductase; this translates as MNLSNNKILITGGASGIGLGLTERFIQENNTVIICGRRESVLNEVKAKFPTVITKVCDLAIEAERVALYEWITENHPDLNVLINNAGIQKWVSVTDADFYESMKSELATNIEAPLHLTSLFIQLNSLNTVMNVTSGLALSPFAKVPVYSATKAFFRSFTLSLRHMLKAKNIEVIEIIPPALNTDLGGVGLHDAHPSVSDFIESIFEQLKEGKDELTFGTSATRINASVPELKASFNALHGN
- a CDS encoding SDR family oxidoreductase — its product is MAVNTKIALVTGGSRGLGKNMAIAIAKKGIDVIITYNSKKDEADAVVKEIEALGQKAASLQLNVADSGTFDGFFTNVSEVLKSTFKTDKFDFLVNNAGIGIHNSFIGTTEAEFDQLTNIQFKGPFFLTQKALNILNDGGGIVNISTGLARFSFPGYAAYAAMKGAIETLTKYQAKELGARKIRVNVVAPGAIETDFGGGVVRDNEQMNQQIASVTALGRVGLPDDIGGVVAFLCTEEARWVNAQRIEVSGGMML
- a CDS encoding DUF4386 domain-containing protein, producing the protein MKFSFKNFESSPQLYARIAGILYLVIILMGIGAEALVRNKLFVSGDANATANNIMHADFLWKMGITADLIMHICDLPVMIILYYLLKPVSKKLALLNLSFNLIQTAVLVLNKLNLLAALFFLGDAEYLKSFTPDQLHTLSYLSIKLHDFGFGIGLIFFGFVCLLEGYLIFRSVYFPKTIGVLMSVAGICYLTNSFVLILAPQFSSIALLMPCLLAELSFSLWLIFKGVNLSIWKQKVA